Part of the Bacillus cabrialesii genome is shown below.
TTTTGTGGAATGTCGGCTGTTCTATTGAGAGTTTTTTTAAGAAATACATGATCAGAGCCGTACCAGTTATGTTTAATAAAATACTGGCACCCAGTGTAACTCCCCGCGTCAATGCCGAGCTTAAGCGAATCTTGTAACCCGCATTCATGTTATACATCCTTCTCCCGCAATGGAAGCCTCAAGAATTGAATGATGTCAGTCTGAATGATGGATGTCTCATCAAAGAGTTTCAGACAGGCCTTTTGTTCAATAAAAAGCCTCAGGCCGCTTTTGCGGCCTGAGGCGCTTTCTTAAGAAGCTGTTTCTTCTTTTTGGTCGAGTTTGATTTTTTTCGTCATTTCTTTGCCTTTTCTGAGAATTTTCACTTCAACGGTGTCACCGATGTTTGCGTCTTTATATAAAATATTGCGCAATTCACTGCCTGTATCGGTTTCTTTGCCCTTCAGGCTGATGATAATATCCTCCGCTTTCAATCCGGCCTTTTCAGCAGGAGAGCCTGAGGCGACCTGACGGATGTATACGCCCTTATTCAGCTGGCTGCCGAACAGGCCGAGTGTGCCTTCTTGGTAGTTTTGCGGCACTTGTTCTAAATCAAGCATGCTGACACCGATATACGGACGTTCAATTTGTCCTTTAGACAGCAATTCTTCAGCAATCGGTTTTACGTCGTTGCTTGGAATTGCGAATCCGATGCCCTCAACGTCATCTTCACTGATTTTCATACTGTTAATGCCGACGATTTTGCCGGAAGTATTTAACAATGGGCCGCCGCTGTTACCTGGGTTAATCGCTGCGTCAGTTTGGATGACGTTAATGCTCGTTTCGCCGGCTGATGTTGACATCGAAACCGTTCTGTCCACGCCGCTTACAATTCCTTGCGTTACTGTACGGGACAGGTCTTTTCCGAGCGGGTCTCCAATCGCAATGACGGTCTCACCTGTTCTGAGATCAGATGAATCACCAAAGCTTGCCACTTTTGTTACGTGGTCATCACTGATTTGGAGGACCGCTAAATCTGTTAACGAGTCACTGCCTATCAGTTTTGCTGTCGCCTCAGTACCGTCATATAAAGATACCTTCAGCGAAGATGCCCCTTCTACGACGTGGTTATTTGTAATGATATATGCTTTGCCGTTCTCTTTTTTGAAAATGACACCTGATCCTGAACCGCTTTCTGTATCTTCGCTGGAATCAGAGCTGGAACCGGATGAGCCGGAGCCGAATAAAGAGCTGTTTGACTGAGCCTGAAGATTGGTAATACCGACAATCGCCGGTGAAAGGTCTTCCACCATATCTGAGATTTTAGAAGAATCTTCGCTTTTGAATGCAGATGAGCTGCTTGAGCTTGATGAGCTTTTGGCAGATTCAGAAGATGTGCTTTTGGCTGTGACAGATTGCGTTTGCTGCTGGCTGGAAGACTGTTTTGCAGTGTCCTGAGCATCATGGTCGCCAAGCGGTGTAAACGTGTAAATGCCAAGGGCGAGACTGCCGCCGATCACTCCGCCAAGCAGCGGTCTGAACCATCCGAACCCTCGTTTTTTCTTCTCCTGGTCATGAATGACATTGCGGGCTGAGTAGGAGGTGCTTTGATCGTTTTCTTTCGCTAGAAAGACCTCATTCTCATTTCCTTCCGTTCTGTTTTCGTCACGATAGTTATCCATCATGTTCACTCCGTTTCTATATTTCACTAATTTCTCATTATGATAGGTTTATGACTTGAGTTTATCATAAACAAAAACTGTGGGATAAAAATGAAAAGATTATGGGAAATTGTGAAAAAGTGCGGAAAACGGTACACTTCATATTGTATATGAAAGGACTGAGTCGATGGAACAGATTGGATTGATTGGATATGGCAGCATGGCCGATATGATCGCCAGGCAGCTGTTGAAGCATGAACAAATAAAGGAGAATGAACTCTTTATTGAAACAAGAACGAAAGGAAAGCGGCTGGGTGCGCTGATGGCAGATTATCCACATGTATCGGCTGATTCGCTCGAGAACTGGGCGGAAACGTGCCGTTTGATTTTTATATGTGTCCCGCCGCTCCATGTCGTCGAAACATTGCGCCGTCTCCGCCCGTACGTGAACAGGCATACTCATATCGTATCCATTGCCGCCGGTGTGCCGCTGCGTCTTCTGGAGGCTGAAACAAAAGCCGGTATATCACGTGTCATTCCTGCCATTACATCCGAAGCGGAAGCGGGCATCTCACTTGTCGTTCACAGTGAAGCACTGACAGCGGATAAAAAGGAACGTCTTAATGAGTTGTTATCGGTTTTCAGCCGTGTCAGAGAAATAAAAGAATCGAATCTGGATGCCGCCAGCAATTTGACGAGCTCGGCACCAGGATTTATAGCTGCCGTCTTCGAAGAACTGGCGCTGGCTGCTGCCAGAAAAAGCAGCCTTTCTAAAGAAGAAGCCTTTGATTTTCTGATTCATTCGCTATACGGAACTGGCAAGCTGCTGATTGAAAAGAAGATGTCTTTCGAGGAAACGCTGGAACGTGTCGCAACGAAAGGCGGAATTACCGGAGAGGGAGCTGAGGTGATACGCGCCTCTGTGCCGGACGTTTTTGATCAGGTGTTTGAAAGAACGCTGAAAAAATATGAACTGCTTACAGAACAGGCTGAGAAACAAACATGAATCCTTGCAAGAGGATTCTTTTTTTCTCACTGAAACGTTGTGATTTTCCCCAGTTATATTGCAATTTTCCTCTTTTTTTAATATAATTTGTTAGAATATTCATAATTTAGTAAAAAAGGAGGAGCGTTATGAAACTGTACATGTCAGTAGATATGGAAGGTATTTCGGGTCTTCCGGATGATACCTTTGTGGATTCCGGCAAGCGTAATTATGAACGCGGACGGCTCATCATGACTGAAGAAGCGAATTACTGTATTGCTGAAGCGTTTAACAGCGGGTGTACTGAGGTGCTGGTCAATGACAGCCATTCGAAGATGAATAATCTGATGGTTGAAAAGCTTCATCCTGAAGCAGACTTGATTTCCGGCGACGTCAAACCTTTTTCAATGGTAGAGGGGCTGGACGATACGTTTACAGGCGCTTTGTTTCTCGGTTATCATGCGAGAGCATCGACTCCCGGTGTCATGTCACACAGCATGATTTTCGGCGTCCGGCATTTTTACATAAACGATCGGCCTGTCGGTGAGCTCGGGTTAAATGCATACGTTGCCGGTTATTATGATGTCCCGGTCATTATGGTCGCAGGAGATGATCGTGCGGCGAAGGAAGCGGAAGAGCTCATTCCGAACGTTACGACAGCCGCTGTCAAACAAACCATTTCAAGATCGGCAGTGAAGTGTTTGTCCCCTGCGAAAGCCGGCCGGCTGCTGACAGAAAAAACCGCATTTGCCCTGCAAAACAAAGATAAAGTCAAACCGCTCACACCGCCTGACAGACCGGTTTTGAGCATTGAATTTGCCAATTACGGCCAGGCAGAATGGGCGAATCTGATGCCGGGAACTGAAATAAAGCCGCAAACCACAACCGTTCAATTTCAGGCGAAGGACATGCTTGAAGCCTATCAGGCGATGCTTGTCATGACGGAGCTTGCGATGCGGACATCATTCTGCTAAAGGGGTGTTTTAGGCTTTGGCGCGATACATGATGAAGCGTTTTTGGGCAATGGCAGCTACGATTTTGGTGATTACCACCCTGACTTTTGTTCTTATGAAGGTCATTCCCGGATCTCCTTTTAACGAGGAGAGAGGCACAAATGAAGCCGTTCAAAAAAATCTCGAAGCCTACTATCACTTAGACGATCCTCTTATTTTCCAATATATCATCTACTTAAAATCCATCATCACATTCGATTTCGGACCTTCAATCAAAAAACCGTCAGACAGCGTAAATGATATGCTGGAACGCGGCTTTCCCGTTTCCTTTGAGCTTGGGATGACAGCGATTGTCATTGCTGTGATATCCGGGCTGGTTCTGGGCGTAATCGCCGCGCTCCGCCGCAACGGCTTTTTGGATTACGCCGCGATGAGTTTGGCTGTACTCGGCATCTCTATTCCGAATTTTATTCTGGCAACATTGCTCATTCAGCAGTTTGCCGTCAATTTCAAACTATTTCCCGCTGCCACATGGACGAGCCCGATCCATATGGTGCTTCCGACCGCAGCGCTTGCTGTAGGGCCAATGGCGATCATTGCCAGGCTGACACGGTCAAGCATGGTCGAAGTCTTAACGCAGGATTATATCCGCACAGCAAAAGCGAAAGGGCTTTCTCCGTTCAACATTATCGTAAAACACGCACTCAGAAATGCACTCATGCCTGTCGTTACCGTTCTGGGCACACTTGTCGCAAGTATCTTAACAGGGAGCTTTGTCATTGAAAAAATCTTTGCCATTCCGGGAATGGGAAAATATTTTGTTGAAAGCATTAATCAGCGGGACTATCCGGTGATTATGGGGACGACTGTTTTTTACAGCGTCATTTTGATCATCATGCTGTTTTTGGTCGACTTGGCCTACGGTTTCTTAGACCCGCGCATTAAACTGCATAAGAAAGGGTGAAGCGTGTGAATCTCCCTGTACAAACGGATGAGCGCCAGCCAGAGCAGCACATTCAGGTGCCAGATGAATGGTTTGTCTCGAATCAGGAAAAAAATCGAGAAGCCGATTCGGTCAAGCGGCCGAGTTTGTCATACACGCAGGATGCCTGGAGGAGGCTGAAAAAAAATAAATTAGCGATGGCTGGACTTTTTATTCTTTTATTCCTTTTTGTCATGGCGGTGATCGGGCCCTTTTTATCGCCTCATAGTGTCGCGCGCCAATCGCTGACCGAGCAAAATCTTCCGCCCTCAGCCGATCATTGGTTCGGCACCGATGAGCTTGGCCGTGATGTGTTTACCCGAACATGGTACGGAGCGAGGATTTCGTTATTTGTCGGAGTGATGGCAGCGCTGATTGATTTTGTGATCGGTGTCATTTACGGAGGCGTTGCCGGCTATAAAGGCGGCAGGACTGACAGCATCATGATGCGAATTATCGAAGTGCTGTATGGGCTTCCGTATCTGCTTGTTGTCATTTTGCTGATGGTGCTGATGGGGCCGGGGCTGGGCACCATTATTGTGGCGCTTACCGTCACCGGATGGGTAGGCATGGCGAGAATTGTAAGAGGCCAGGTGCTTCAGATTAAAAATTATGAATATGTACTCGCCTCGAAAACCTTTGGCGCCAAAACCTTTCGCATCATCCGGAAGAATCTGCTGCCGAATACAATGGGAGCGATCATCGTACAAATGACATTAACCGTACCTGCCGCTATATTCGCAGAATCCTTTTTAAGCTTTCTGGGCCTCGGCATACAGGCTCCGTTTGCCAGCTGGGGCGTGATGGCGAATGACGGCCTGCCTACGATTTTGTCTGGGCATTGGTGGCGCCTGTTTTTTCCTGCCTTTTTCATCTCCTTGACGATGTATGCGTTTAATGTGCTTGGAGACGGATTGCAGGATGCGCTCGACCCTAAGCTGAGGAGGTAGCTCTATGGAAAAAGTTCTGTCAGTCAAAAATCTTCACGTTTCTTTTACGACTTACGGCGGGACGGTTCAGGCGGTCAGAGGAGTGAGCTTTGATTTGTATCAAGGGGAAACCTTTGCGATCGTCGGCGAATCCGGCTGCGGCAAAAGCGTGACCTCCCAAAGCATTATGGGCCTGCTTCCGCCCTATTCGGCAAAAGTGACAGACGGCAGCGTTCTATTTAAAGGAAGAGACCTTTGCCGTCTCTCTGACAAAGAAATGAGAAGCATAAGGGGAGCCGACATTTCTATGATTTTTCAAGACCCGATGACGGCGTTAAACCCGACGCTGACTGTCGGAGACCAGCTTGGGGAAGCGCTCCTCCGCCATAAAAAAATGAGCAAAAAAGCGGTGAGGGAAGAGGTGCTTTCCATGCTGTCATTGGTCGGCATTCCCGATCCGAAAGAGCGCCTGAAGCAGTACCCCCATCAATTCAGCGGGGGCATGAGACAGCGGATTGTCATTGCGATGGCGCTGATCTGTGAGCCTGACATCTTAATCGCAGACGAACCGACGACCGCTCTTGATGTGACCATTCAGGCGCAGATTTTGGAGCTGTTTAAAGAGATTCAGAGAAAAACGAATGTGTCTGTCATTCTGATTACACACGATTTAGGGGTAGTGGCCCAGGTTGCTGACAGAGTCGCAGTCATGTATGCGGGAAAAATAGCGGAGATTGGCACGAGAAAAGATATTTTTTATCAGCCGCAGCACCCTTATACAAAAGGGCTGCTGAACTCTGTCCCGCGGCTTGATTTGGATGGCGCGGAGCTGATTCCGATCGACGGAACGCCGCCGGATTTGTTTTCGCCTCCGGCAGGGTGCCCGTTTGCCGCCCGCTGTCCGAGCAGGATGATCGTGTGTGACAGGGTATACCCGGGCCAGACAATTAGATCTGACACACACACTGTCAGCTGCTGGCTGCAGGATAAACGGGCCGAGCATGCGGTACTGTCCGGAGATGCGAAGGATTGAACATGAAAAGGGGGAAGAGGATGAAACGAGTGAAAAAGCTTTGGGGAATGAGTCTTGCATTAGGAATCTCGTTTGCGCTGATAGGATGTACGGCAAACGAACAGGCAGAAAAAGAAAGCGGTAATGATAAAGCAAAAACAAGCGGAGAAAAGGTGTTGTATGTAAATAACGAAAATGAACCGACTTCGTTCGATCCGCCGATCGGCTTTAATAATGTATCATGGCAGCCCTTAAATAACATTATGGAGGGGCTGACGCGCCTTGGCAAAGATCATAAGCCTGAACCGGCGATGGCTGAGAAGTGGTCTGTATCGAAAGATAAAAAAACCTACACATTTACAATTCGGGAAAATGCGAAATGGACAAACGGAGATCCGGTAACGGCCGGAGACTTTGAATACGCGTGGAAACGGATGCTTGATCCGAAAAAGGGCGCTTCCTCCGCGTTTCTCGGCTATTTGATTGAAGGCGGCGAAGCGTATAACAGCGGCAAAGGGAAAAAAGACGATGTGAAGGTGACGGCAAAGGATGATCGAACCCTTGAAGTAACGCTTGAAGCGCCGCAAAAATATTTTCTCAGCGTCGTATCCAATCCGGCGTATTTTCCGGTAAACGAAAAAGTCGATAAAGAAAACCCAAAGTGGTTTGCTGAGTCGGATACATTTGTCGGGAACGGTCCGTTTAAGCTGACGGAATGGAAGCATGATGACAGCATCACAATGGAGAAAAGCGACACGTATTGGGATAAAGATACCGTGAAGCTTGATAAGGTGAAATGGGCGATGGTCAGTGACAGAAATACAGATTACCAGATGTTTCAGTCTGGGGAACTGGATACCGCTTACGTCCCTGCTGAATTAAGCGATCAGCTGCTGGATCAGGATAACGTCAGCATAGTTGACCAGGCGGGCCTCTATTTCTACCGGTTTAATGTGAACATGGAGCCGTTCCAAAATGAAAACATCAGAAAAGCCTTTGCGACGGCTGTGGATCAAAAGGAAATTGTAAAGTATGTCACGAAAAACAATGAAAAGCCGGCGCACGCCTTTGTATCGCCAGGATTTACACAGCCTGACAGCAAAGATTTCCGTAAAGCTGGCGGAGATCTGATCACGCCAAATGAAAGCAAAGCGAAGCAGCTGCTGGAAAAGGGCATGAAGGAAGAGCGTTATGATAAGCTTCCTGCAGTTACTCTTACCTATAGCACAAAGCCGGAGCATAAAAAAATCGCCGAGGCGATCCAGCAAAAATTAAAAAATACCCTTGGGGTCGATGTGAAGCTGGCCAATATGGAATGGAACGTATTTTTAGAGGATCAAAAAGCGCTGAAATTCCAATTCTCTCAAAGCTCATTTTTACCTGACTACGCGGACCCTATCAGCTTTCTGGAAGCCTTCCAAACAGGAAATTCGATGAACCGCACAGGCTGGGCCAATAAAGAATACGATCAGCTGATCAAGCAGGCGAAGCATGAAGCCGATGAAAAAACGCGTTTCTCTCTTATGCATCAAGCGGAAAAGCTGCTGATCAATGAAGCGCCGATCATTCCGGTTTATTTCTATAATCAGGTCAACCTGCAAAACGAGCATGTAAAAGGAATCGTCAGGCATCCCGTCGGCTATATCGATTTTAAATGGGCGGATAAAAACTGACGCCGGCGATTGGGAAAATACTGCTTCTTTCTGCGAAGGAGCGGTATTTTTTCTCTTTCTTGCACGTATACGTAGGGTGCAGAGCAAATGAAAGGAGTGATTGTGTTGAATCAGAAGCCAAAAGCGCTGAAAAAGGGTGACACAGTCGGAGTGATCGCGCCCGCAAGTCCGCCGGATCCGAAAAAGCTTGAAACCGCGCTTTTATTTTTAGAAGAGCTCGGTCTTCAGGTGAAGCTGGGCAAGGCACTAAAAAACCAGCACGGCTATTTAGCGGGACAGGATAATGAACGGCTGGCTGATCTTCATGAGATGTTCAGAGACGAGGAGGTAAAAGCGGTGCTGTGCGCGTGCGGGGGTTTTGGGACAGGACGTATCGCGGGCGGCATCGATTTTAGTTTAATCCGCAAACACCCTAAAATCTTCTGGGGATACAGCGATATTACGTTTTTACATACGGCCATCCATCAAAACACAGGTCTTGTCACCTTCCACGGCCCGATGCTCAGCTCAGATATTGGCCTCAACGACGTTCACCCGCTGACAAAAGCGTCGTATGGGCAGCTCTTCCAAGAGACGGAATTCACCTATACAGAAGAGCTTTCTCCGTTGACGGTGCTTGTTCCCGGAAATGCGGAAGGCGAGCTGATCGGGGGAAATCTCTCGTTACTGACGTCTACGCTGGGCACGCCGTTTGAAATCGATACGAGAGGGAAGCTTCTGTTTATTGAAGATATTGACGAGGAGCCGTATCAAATCGACCGGATGCTGAATCAGCTGAAAATGGCAGGGAAGCTGACGGACGCGGCCGGAATCCTTGTTTGTGATTTTCATAACTGTGTCCCTATGAAGAGGGAGAAATCTCTGTCGCTTGAGCAGGTGCTTGATGACTATATTGTTTCGGCGGGCAGGCCTGCTCTGCGAGGATTTAAAATCGGCCACTGCTCGCCGAGTATCGCCGTTCCGATCGGTGTGCGAGCTGTTATGGATACAGCAGAAAAAACAGTCGTCATCGAGGCGGGCGTTTCAGAAGGGGCGCTAAAGACATGAAAATCACTCGAATAGAAACGAGCCGAATCGCTGTACCTCTGACAAAGCCGTTTAAAACCGCGCTTCGCACTGTGTATACGGCTGAATCGGTGATTGTAAGAATCACTTATGACAGCGGCGCAATCGGATGGGGAGAAGCGCCTCCGACGGTAGTCATCACAGGAGACAGCATGGACAGCATTGAAAGTGCAATTCACAATGTCTTGAAGCCGGCACTGCTTGGAAAAAGCCTGTCTGGCTGGGAGGCCATTCTGCATGACATACAGCATCTCCTTACCGGAAATCAAAGTGCGAAGGCAGCTGTGGAAATGGCGGTATACGACGGCTTGGCGCAAATGTGCGGCCTGCCGCTTTATCAAATGCTCGGCGGATACCGTGATACGCTGGAAACGGATTATACCGTCAGTGTCAACTCACCTGAAGAGATGGCAGCGGATGCTGAAAATTATCTCAAACAAGGGTTTCAAACGCTGAAAATAAAGGTCGGAAAAGATGATATCGCAACAGATATCGCCCGTATCCAGGAAATCAGAAAACGAGTCGGGCGAGCCGTGAAACTTCGTTTAGACGCCAATCAGGGGTGGACGCCGAAAGAAGCGGTAACAGCCATTCGAAAAATGGAGGATGCAGGTCTTGGCATTGAACTTGTCGAGCAGCCTGTCCATAAAGATGATCTCACCGGGCTTAAAAAGGTGACGGATGCGACAGACACGCCGATTATGGCCGATGAAAGTGTTTTTACGCCGCGCCAGGCGTTCGAAGTTCTTCAAAGCCGGAGCGCTGACTTGATTAATATTAAATTGATGAAAGCAGGCGGCATCAGCGGAGCAGAGAAAATCAATGCCATGGCTGAGGCGTGCGGGGTGGAGTGCATGGTCGGCAGCATGATCGAAACGAAGCTGGGCATTACGGCCGCGGCGCATTTCGCGGCAAGCAAAAGAAACATCACACGCTTTGATTTTGATGCGCCGCTGATGCTGAAAACAGATGTCATCAAAGGCGGCATAATATACAGCGGCAGCACCATTGCGATGCCTGACAGACCGGGTCTCGGAATCACCGGAGCTGCGCGTTGAAAGGGGGAATAGAGCAATGATGCATACTGTCATATCAGCAGTGGCCAACATCTGGACAGCGCCCGATTCACCGCGTCAATCAGATCAAGCGATGCTTCGTCCGACCGTATTGATCAGAGACTGGCTGGAGCGCATGACGTATGAGGAACGGCTTGGATTATGTACAGACAATGTGATCCAAACTCAGGTTCTTTTTGGCGAAAAGGTGTTGGTGACGGCAGAACAGGGCGAATGGGTGTCTGTGATCGTGCCGAGCCAGCCATCCCGAAAGGACCCACGCGGATATCCGGGCTGGATGAAAAAGAACCAGCTGAAAAAATCAAGTCCCATCCATACACAAAACGATGTCATGATCAGCAAACCTGCTGCCTTTTTGTACAATAGTAAAGGAGAAAAGGAGATCGAATTGAGCTTTTTGACGGTTCTCCCCTTCATTGCAGAAGAAAACGGATATATTAAGGTTTCAACCGTTTTGGGAGAAAGGTTTGTGAAGCAGACTGATGCAGTGCCTGTCCGCGAACAGAAAGGAACCGCTGAAGACATCATTCAAACCGGAGCGTTTTTTCTCGGGCTTCCCTACCTGTGGGGAGGGATCAGCGGGTTTGGATTTGATTGCTCAGGGTTTATGTACAGTATATGTAAGGCCAATGGATACAGCATCCCCCGTGATGCGGGAGATCAGGCAAAGGCGGGGGAGGGAGTTCCGCTTGATGATATGAAAGCCGGCGACCTGCTGTTTTTTGCTTATGAGGAAGGAAAAGGAGCGATTCATCACGTCGGACTGTACGTCGGCGGCGGGAAAATGCTTCATTCTCCAAAGACGGGAAAATCAATCGAAATCCTTACATTAAAAGAGACAATCTATGAAAAAGAACTTTGTGCGGTCCGCCGCTGTTTTTCAGAATAAGGAGGGAGACAAATGACGCCACTGCCTTTGTTAGAAGTCAGCCAGCTGAAAATGCATTTTGACGCAGGGAAAAAGCGGACAGTCAAAGCCGTCGACGGGGTCACCTTTCAGATTCATGAAGGAGAAACGTTCGGGCTTGTCGGAGAATCGGGGTGCGGAAAATCAACCTTGGGGAGAGTGCTGATGCGCCTGTATCAGCCGACAGAAGGAAGTGTGAAATACCGCGGCACAAACCTTCATGCACTGAGTGAGAAAGAGCAGTTTGCCTTCAACCGCAAACTGCAGATGATTTTTCAGGATCCTTATGCTTCATTAAACCCGCGCATGACCGTTCGAGAAATTATTTTGGAGCCAATGGAGATTCACAATCTATACAATACCCATAAAGCGCGGCTTCTCGTCGTGGACGAGCTGCTTGAGGCAGTGGGGCTTCACTCCGACTTTGGCAGCCGTTATCCCCATGAATTCAGCGGCGGACAGAGGCAGAGAATCGGGATTGCCAGAGCACTGTCGCTGAATCCTGAATTTATCGTGGCGGACGAACCGATTTCTGCTCTTGATGTCTCGGTTCAAGCGCAGGTGGTCAATCTGCTGAAACGGCTTCAAAAAGAAAAAGGCCTCACGTTTTTATTCATTGCCCACGATCTTTCGATGGTGAAGCATATCAGTGACAGGATCGGTGTCATGTACTTAGGGCACATGATGGAAATCACAGAGAGCAGCACTTTGTATCGTGAACCGCTGCATCCATATACAAAGGCGTTATTATCCTCGATTCCGATCCCCGACCCTGAATTGGAGGACAAGCGTGAGCGCATCCTCTTAAAAGGGGAGCTGCCGAGCCCGGTCAATCCGCCGAGCGGCTGTGTGTTTCGGACACGCTGTCCGGAGGCCATGCCTGAATGCGGAGAATCTAGGCCTCAGCTACAGGAAATCGAAGCGGGCCGATTTGTCGCTTGCCATTTGTATCGAACTGCTGAGACGAAAGAAAAGGTGAGATAGACAAAAAAGACTGG
Proteins encoded:
- the htrA gene encoding serine protease HtrA, with the translated sequence MDNYRDENRTEGNENEVFLAKENDQSTSYSARNVIHDQEKKKRGFGWFRPLLGGVIGGSLALGIYTFTPLGDHDAQDTAKQSSSQQQTQSVTAKSTSSESAKSSSSSSSSSAFKSEDSSKISDMVEDLSPAIVGITNLQAQSNSSLFGSGSSGSSSDSSEDTESGSGSGVIFKKENGKAYIITNNHVVEGASSLKVSLYDGTEATAKLIGSDSLTDLAVLQISDDHVTKVASFGDSSDLRTGETVIAIGDPLGKDLSRTVTQGIVSGVDRTVSMSTSAGETSINVIQTDAAINPGNSGGPLLNTSGKIVGINSMKISEDDVEGIGFAIPSNDVKPIAEELLSKGQIERPYIGVSMLDLEQVPQNYQEGTLGLFGSQLNKGVYIRQVASGSPAEKAGLKAEDIIISLKGKETDTGSELRNILYKDANIGDTVEVKILRKGKEMTKKIKLDQKEETAS
- the proG gene encoding pyrroline-5-carboxylate reductase ProG — protein: MEQIGLIGYGSMADMIARQLLKHEQIKENELFIETRTKGKRLGALMADYPHVSADSLENWAETCRLIFICVPPLHVVETLRRLRPYVNRHTHIVSIAAGVPLRLLEAETKAGISRVIPAITSEAEAGISLVVHSEALTADKKERLNELLSVFSRVREIKESNLDAASNLTSSAPGFIAAVFEELALAAARKSSLSKEEAFDFLIHSLYGTGKLLIEKKMSFEETLERVATKGGITGEGAEVIRASVPDVFDQVFERTLKKYELLTEQAEKQT
- the dppA gene encoding D-aminopeptidase DppA, coding for MKLYMSVDMEGISGLPDDTFVDSGKRNYERGRLIMTEEANYCIAEAFNSGCTEVLVNDSHSKMNNLMVEKLHPEADLISGDVKPFSMVEGLDDTFTGALFLGYHARASTPGVMSHSMIFGVRHFYINDRPVGELGLNAYVAGYYDVPVIMVAGDDRAAKEAEELIPNVTTAAVKQTISRSAVKCLSPAKAGRLLTEKTAFALQNKDKVKPLTPPDRPVLSIEFANYGQAEWANLMPGTEIKPQTTTVQFQAKDMLEAYQAMLVMTELAMRTSFC
- the dppB gene encoding dipeptide ABC transporter permease DppB, producing MARYMMKRFWAMAATILVITTLTFVLMKVIPGSPFNEERGTNEAVQKNLEAYYHLDDPLIFQYIIYLKSIITFDFGPSIKKPSDSVNDMLERGFPVSFELGMTAIVIAVISGLVLGVIAALRRNGFLDYAAMSLAVLGISIPNFILATLLIQQFAVNFKLFPAATWTSPIHMVLPTAALAVGPMAIIARLTRSSMVEVLTQDYIRTAKAKGLSPFNIIVKHALRNALMPVVTVLGTLVASILTGSFVIEKIFAIPGMGKYFVESINQRDYPVIMGTTVFYSVILIIMLFLVDLAYGFLDPRIKLHKKG
- the dppC gene encoding dipeptide ABC transporter permease DppC: MNLPVQTDERQPEQHIQVPDEWFVSNQEKNREADSVKRPSLSYTQDAWRRLKKNKLAMAGLFILLFLFVMAVIGPFLSPHSVARQSLTEQNLPPSADHWFGTDELGRDVFTRTWYGARISLFVGVMAALIDFVIGVIYGGVAGYKGGRTDSIMMRIIEVLYGLPYLLVVILLMVLMGPGLGTIIVALTVTGWVGMARIVRGQVLQIKNYEYVLASKTFGAKTFRIIRKNLLPNTMGAIIVQMTLTVPAAIFAESFLSFLGLGIQAPFASWGVMANDGLPTILSGHWWRLFFPAFFISLTMYAFNVLGDGLQDALDPKLRR
- a CDS encoding ABC transporter ATP-binding protein — encoded protein: MEKVLSVKNLHVSFTTYGGTVQAVRGVSFDLYQGETFAIVGESGCGKSVTSQSIMGLLPPYSAKVTDGSVLFKGRDLCRLSDKEMRSIRGADISMIFQDPMTALNPTLTVGDQLGEALLRHKKMSKKAVREEVLSMLSLVGIPDPKERLKQYPHQFSGGMRQRIVIAMALICEPDILIADEPTTALDVTIQAQILELFKEIQRKTNVSVILITHDLGVVAQVADRVAVMYAGKIAEIGTRKDIFYQPQHPYTKGLLNSVPRLDLDGAELIPIDGTPPDLFSPPAGCPFAARCPSRMIVCDRVYPGQTIRSDTHTVSCWLQDKRAEHAVLSGDAKD
- the dppE gene encoding dipeptide ABC transporter substrate-binding protein DppE, giving the protein MKRGKRMKRVKKLWGMSLALGISFALIGCTANEQAEKESGNDKAKTSGEKVLYVNNENEPTSFDPPIGFNNVSWQPLNNIMEGLTRLGKDHKPEPAMAEKWSVSKDKKTYTFTIRENAKWTNGDPVTAGDFEYAWKRMLDPKKGASSAFLGYLIEGGEAYNSGKGKKDDVKVTAKDDRTLEVTLEAPQKYFLSVVSNPAYFPVNEKVDKENPKWFAESDTFVGNGPFKLTEWKHDDSITMEKSDTYWDKDTVKLDKVKWAMVSDRNTDYQMFQSGELDTAYVPAELSDQLLDQDNVSIVDQAGLYFYRFNVNMEPFQNENIRKAFATAVDQKEIVKYVTKNNEKPAHAFVSPGFTQPDSKDFRKAGGDLITPNESKAKQLLEKGMKEERYDKLPAVTLTYSTKPEHKKIAEAIQQKLKNTLGVDVKLANMEWNVFLEDQKALKFQFSQSSFLPDYADPISFLEAFQTGNSMNRTGWANKEYDQLIKQAKHEADEKTRFSLMHQAEKLLINEAPIIPVYFYNQVNLQNEHVKGIVRHPVGYIDFKWADKN
- a CDS encoding S66 peptidase family protein, which codes for MKGVIVLNQKPKALKKGDTVGVIAPASPPDPKKLETALLFLEELGLQVKLGKALKNQHGYLAGQDNERLADLHEMFRDEEVKAVLCACGGFGTGRIAGGIDFSLIRKHPKIFWGYSDITFLHTAIHQNTGLVTFHGPMLSSDIGLNDVHPLTKASYGQLFQETEFTYTEELSPLTVLVPGNAEGELIGGNLSLLTSTLGTPFEIDTRGKLLFIEDIDEEPYQIDRMLNQLKMAGKLTDAAGILVCDFHNCVPMKREKSLSLEQVLDDYIVSAGRPALRGFKIGHCSPSIAVPIGVRAVMDTAEKTVVIEAGVSEGALKT
- a CDS encoding C40 family peptidase is translated as MMHTVISAVANIWTAPDSPRQSDQAMLRPTVLIRDWLERMTYEERLGLCTDNVIQTQVLFGEKVLVTAEQGEWVSVIVPSQPSRKDPRGYPGWMKKNQLKKSSPIHTQNDVMISKPAAFLYNSKGEKEIELSFLTVLPFIAEENGYIKVSTVLGERFVKQTDAVPVREQKGTAEDIIQTGAFFLGLPYLWGGISGFGFDCSGFMYSICKANGYSIPRDAGDQAKAGEGVPLDDMKAGDLLFFAYEEGKGAIHHVGLYVGGGKMLHSPKTGKSIEILTLKETIYEKELCAVRRCFSE